One stretch of Candidatus Poribacteria bacterium DNA includes these proteins:
- a CDS encoding type II toxin-antitoxin system prevent-host-death family antitoxin — translation MNKTISLDQLPPQIENLLRASWEGHESLVLEHNGKPVAAIVPMDEYRKWHPDESENAFDYALPTDMLEVYHELLDKKFATGLTSEEEIKLAELNQQLDDAEAAQPLIQSMQRRATLRDENWKQRFEEVVTKLQELRKLM, via the coding sequence ATGAATAAAACAATCTCATTGGACCAGCTTCCACCTCAAATCGAGAATCTACTTCGAGCAAGTTGGGAAGGACATGAGAGCCTTGTCCTTGAACACAATGGGAAGCCCGTGGCAGCAATTGTCCCGATGGATGAGTATCGCAAATGGCACCCAGATGAAAGTGAAAATGCCTTTGACTACGCACTCCCTACAGACATGCTTGAGGTTTATCATGAGTTGCTGGATAAGAAATTTGCTACTGGATTAACATCCGAGGAAGAAATCAAGTTGGCAGAGTTGAACCAACAGCTTGATGACGCGGAAGCAGCCCAGCCACTCATACAATCGATGCAGAGACGCGCTACCTTACGAGATGAAAATTGGAAGCAGAGATTCGAGGAGGTTGTTACCAAATTGCAAGAATTGAGAAAATTGATGTGA
- a CDS encoding HNH endonuclease signature motif containing protein, with product MNQKTSPRICRQESPPVMRGRVGYRNAEPYLRRDFDFRCAYCGVHEQMKGGPQAFCIDHFKPRSRGGPVNDYTNLYWVCIPCNMIKHDKWPTSEQLRRGYRFADPCREQDVGVHFIESDDGLLQSLTACGEYHVSTLRLNRAWLQQHGRDRSQKWTRLNEAYQLQEELERALDARPIDDATRIMQRLLSFLSEEIQALRNELVVAIPMWQKF from the coding sequence GTGAATCAAAAAACATCCCCTCGTATCTGTCGACAAGAATCACCACCTGTGATGAGAGGCAGAGTTGGATATAGGAATGCTGAGCCTTATCTACGCAGGGACTTCGATTTCCGTTGTGCTTATTGCGGTGTTCACGAGCAAATGAAAGGCGGTCCCCAAGCCTTTTGTATTGACCACTTTAAACCACGCAGCAGAGGCGGCCCTGTCAATGACTATACCAATCTCTATTGGGTTTGCATTCCGTGCAATATGATAAAACACGACAAATGGCCGACGAGCGAACAACTTCGCCGAGGCTATCGCTTTGCAGATCCGTGTCGTGAACAAGATGTTGGAGTTCATTTTATTGAATCTGACGATGGTTTGCTTCAGTCTCTTACAGCTTGTGGTGAATATCACGTTTCCACACTCCGTCTGAACCGGGCATGGCTACAGCAACACGGTCGCGATCGGAGCCAAAAGTGGACTCGACTCAATGAAGCCTATCAATTGCAAGAAGAACTTGAGCGTGCCCTTGATGCTCGCCCGATAGATGATGCCACTCGGATAATGCAACGCTTACTCTCTTTCCTATCTG